From Pelotomaculum schinkii, the proteins below share one genomic window:
- a CDS encoding M24 family metallopeptidase, with amino-acid sequence MQERVKRLQGLFDVNGVDAFYVTAPENRYYLSGFSGTSGALLLCRNNSYLITDFRYTSQASQECPGFEIIEAPGNGIEALAGLCRKDHVSQLGCEGDNLTYAQFQALRQVLTSVELKPVSGVVEGLRLHKDAYELRCIEEAVRIADRAFARITAIIRPGVSEVEIALELEFLIRRLGADGIGFATIVASGTRSALPHGVASAKIIEAGDLVTLDFGAVYRGYHSDITRTVAVGQGTPRQEDIYNIVLEAQMSAIAAVKAGVRTSEVDRAARDIIKKNGYGDYFGHGTGHGLGLNIHEGPRLSAKDDTVLQAGMAVTVEPGIYLPGWGGIRIEDTVLVENGGRRVLTRSPKDRLLSL; translated from the coding sequence TTGCAGGAACGTGTTAAGAGGCTGCAGGGGTTATTTGACGTTAACGGGGTGGATGCATTTTATGTGACCGCTCCGGAAAACCGGTACTATCTAAGCGGTTTTTCCGGGACCAGCGGCGCCCTGCTGTTGTGCCGGAACAACTCCTATTTGATTACCGACTTCCGCTATACCAGCCAGGCCTCCCAGGAATGTCCCGGTTTCGAAATCATTGAAGCGCCGGGAAACGGTATTGAGGCGCTCGCCGGGCTTTGCCGGAAAGACCATGTCTCGCAATTGGGCTGCGAGGGCGACAACCTGACCTATGCCCAGTTTCAAGCCCTGCGGCAAGTTCTGACGAGCGTTGAGTTAAAGCCCGTTAGCGGCGTGGTTGAAGGGCTCAGGCTGCATAAGGATGCCTACGAGTTGCGCTGTATTGAGGAGGCGGTCCGTATTGCCGACCGGGCTTTTGCCCGGATAACCGCCATCATCAGGCCCGGGGTTTCCGAGGTTGAGATAGCCCTGGAACTGGAGTTCTTAATCAGACGCTTGGGCGCTGACGGGATTGGGTTCGCCACAATTGTGGCTTCGGGCACCCGCTCGGCGCTGCCGCACGGTGTGGCGTCAGCTAAAATAATTGAAGCAGGAGACCTGGTTACGCTTGATTTTGGAGCGGTGTACCGGGGCTATCATTCCGATATCACCAGGACGGTGGCAGTGGGACAGGGCACGCCCCGGCAGGAGGATATTTATAACATTGTCCTGGAGGCGCAAATGAGCGCCATAGCTGCTGTTAAGGCCGGTGTCCGGACATCGGAAGTTGACCGGGCGGCACGTGATATTATTAAGAAAAACGGTTACGGTGATTATTTCGGGCACGGTACGGGGCATGGTTTGGGACTGAATATCCACGAAGGTCCCAGGCTGTCTGCCAAAGACGACACCGTATTGCAGGCGGGGATGGCAGTGACCGTTGAACCGGGCATTTACCTGCCGGGCTGGGGGGGGATAAGGATAGAGGATACCGTCCTGGTTGAAAATGGCGGGCGCCGGGTTCTCACCAGATCACCTAAAGATAGATTGTTGTCATTATAA
- the spoIIIAA gene encoding stage III sporulation protein AA, producing the protein MKAAGLPLNVLECVKDNPVNAILPVLPANIRDMVAAVPAQVKEQVEEIRIRQGRPLVLGISSTDTFIKADGGLTGRASEAYRATPADMDRVIQLLSGSSLYALDEELRNGFITLPGGHRVGITGKAVLDGGKIRTLKYLTGCNIRISREIHGAGEHVLPHIIDRNRRSIYHTLLMSPPGCGKTTILRDLVRQISNGIPAMRFTGLNVGLVDERSEIAGCYKGVPQKDVGIRTDVLDGCPKAEGMMMLLRSMSPGVIAADEIGRREDVDALEEVLNAGVKILITAHGVSPADLAERPVMTRLIHAKMIERFVILGRSRGVGTIEDIIDGRSMRSLGVRKC; encoded by the coding sequence ATGAAAGCAGCCGGGCTTCCGCTTAATGTGTTGGAATGCGTTAAAGATAATCCGGTTAACGCAATACTGCCGGTCCTGCCGGCCAACATACGCGACATGGTGGCGGCCGTGCCGGCTCAGGTTAAAGAACAGGTTGAGGAAATCCGTATCAGGCAGGGAAGGCCGCTGGTATTAGGAATATCCTCCACCGACACATTTATAAAAGCAGACGGAGGCTTGACCGGCCGGGCGTCGGAGGCTTACCGGGCAACGCCGGCCGACATGGACCGGGTCATTCAGCTTTTAAGCGGCTCGTCCCTTTATGCTCTGGACGAGGAACTAAGAAACGGCTTTATCACTCTGCCTGGCGGCCATCGCGTGGGTATAACCGGTAAGGCGGTCCTGGATGGCGGGAAAATCAGGACTTTGAAGTACCTGACCGGCTGCAATATCCGTATTTCACGGGAAATTCACGGCGCCGGCGAGCATGTGCTTCCCCACATTATAGATCGAAACAGGCGCAGCATCTATCACACTCTTCTGATGTCACCGCCCGGCTGTGGTAAAACAACCATCTTGAGAGACCTGGTCAGACAGATCAGCAATGGTATTCCTGCAATGAGGTTTACGGGGCTAAATGTTGGACTGGTGGACGAGCGCTCGGAAATTGCCGGCTGTTACAAAGGTGTCCCCCAAAAGGATGTTGGGATCAGGACCGATGTTTTGGACGGCTGTCCCAAAGCGGAAGGCATGATGATGCTGCTTCGCTCGATGTCGCCGGGTGTTATCGCGGCTGATGAAATTGGCCGCAGGGAGGATGTGGATGCTTTGGAAGAGGTCTTAAACGCCGGTGTGAAAATCCTTATTACGGCTCACGGCGTCTCGCCTGCCGACCTGGCCGAGAGACCCGTTATGACCAGGCTCATTCACGCCAAAATGATCGAACGGTTTGTTATCCTGGGACGCTCGCGGGGGGTGGGTACTATAGAAGATATTATCGACGGCAGGAGCATGCGCTCGCTGGGGGTGAGAAAATGTTGA
- a CDS encoding TldD/PmbA family protein, with protein MEREAVAFISTARAAVAKAEQQGAEAAEAYICKAKELNIEVRGGRVETMKLAEDSGLGVRVIREGKTGFSFTSDLSPAGVDEAAGQALVNCMNLSEDPFQRLPKPGKAYEKMDIYDPGIKKASVEQKIDLARSMEDAARTFDRRVKVIESSTYQDGEALVTIVNSHGTELSYRGAFCGVYLALAAVEGDDSQTGFALDYTLRFDRLKPEEVGREAARRAVRMLGAAPVTTRRAAVVLDPYVATGFLGLIAPALTGEAVQKGRSLFAGKLGERVASSKITTIDDGALPGGIASAPFDGEGVATSRTVLIEKGVLKGYLYNTYTAAKDGVQSTGNGVRNSFKGTPEVGITNFFFEAGTEPVEKLLSEIKSGIYVTEVMGMHTANPISGDFSVGVAGLLIENGELTRPVRGMAIGGNIIDFLANVDGVGSDLKFFGGRGSPTLRVAEITISGQ; from the coding sequence GTGGAAAGGGAAGCGGTCGCTTTTATCAGTACAGCACGGGCAGCAGTGGCCAAAGCCGAACAACAGGGCGCCGAGGCGGCTGAAGCTTATATTTGTAAAGCCAAAGAGCTTAATATAGAGGTCAGGGGTGGACGTGTCGAGACAATGAAGCTGGCCGAGGACAGCGGTCTGGGTGTACGGGTAATTCGTGAGGGAAAAACCGGATTTTCCTTTACCTCAGATCTCAGTCCGGCAGGGGTGGATGAAGCGGCCGGCCAGGCTCTAGTGAACTGCATGAATCTTTCCGAAGATCCATTCCAGCGCCTGCCCAAACCGGGGAAAGCCTATGAAAAAATGGATATTTACGATCCCGGCATCAAAAAAGCCTCAGTTGAGCAAAAAATAGATCTGGCCCGGTCAATGGAGGATGCGGCCCGAACTTTCGACCGGCGAGTCAAGGTTATTGAAAGCTCGACCTACCAGGATGGCGAGGCCCTGGTCACCATCGTCAACAGTCATGGTACGGAGCTCAGTTACCGTGGCGCTTTCTGCGGCGTATACCTGGCACTGGCCGCCGTTGAGGGGGACGACAGCCAGACCGGGTTTGCCCTGGATTACACGCTGAGGTTTGACCGTTTAAAACCGGAAGAAGTGGGCCGTGAGGCGGCCCGGCGGGCGGTCAGGATGCTCGGGGCCGCGCCGGTTACCACGCGCCGTGCGGCGGTTGTCCTGGATCCTTATGTCGCCACCGGTTTTCTCGGGTTAATTGCGCCGGCCCTGACCGGTGAGGCTGTCCAGAAAGGCCGTTCTCTTTTTGCCGGGAAGCTGGGCGAACGGGTGGCTTCAAGCAAAATCACGACTATAGACGATGGAGCGCTGCCCGGGGGGATCGCATCCGCTCCCTTTGACGGGGAAGGAGTGGCTACATCAAGGACGGTACTGATTGAAAAAGGTGTTCTAAAGGGGTACCTATACAATACCTATACGGCTGCCAAGGACGGTGTGCAGTCAACCGGCAACGGGGTGCGCAATTCATTCAAGGGAACTCCTGAGGTGGGGATCACCAATTTCTTTTTCGAGGCCGGAACAGAGCCGGTTGAAAAGCTGCTCTCGGAAATCAAGAGCGGCATTTACGTGACTGAAGTGATGGGCATGCATACGGCCAACCCCATATCGGGGGATTTTTCAGTGGGAGTAGCCGGGCTATTAATCGAAAACGGTGAATTGACCAGACCGGTGCGGGGTATGGCCATAGGAGGCAACATAATTGATTTTTTGGCCAATGTGGACGGTGTCGGCAGCGACCTGAAGTTTTTCGGCGGCAGGGGTTCACCAACGTTGAGGGTTGCGGAGATTACAATAAGCGGGCAATGA
- the aroQ gene encoding type II 3-dehydroquinate dehydratase, whose protein sequence is MHILILHGPNMNLLGRREPSVYGVLSLEQINEKLADLAAGLGVTITCRQSNHEGELVDLLHQAAVDSQAVVFNPGAYTHYSIALRDAVAAIGIPVIEVHLSNIHAREDFRRHSVIAPVAAGQISGLGVAGYLAALRAAVALAGMGGEDLAGTC, encoded by the coding sequence TTGCATATATTAATCCTGCACGGTCCCAACATGAATTTACTGGGCCGGCGCGAGCCTTCCGTCTATGGCGTACTAAGTCTGGAACAAATTAATGAAAAATTGGCGGACCTGGCAGCCGGGCTGGGGGTAACAATCACCTGCCGCCAGTCTAACCACGAAGGGGAATTGGTCGACCTGCTGCACCAGGCTGCCGTGGATTCGCAAGCGGTTGTTTTTAACCCCGGCGCCTACACCCATTACAGCATTGCCCTGCGGGATGCCGTGGCCGCCATCGGGATACCTGTTATTGAAGTTCACCTTTCCAATATCCACGCCCGTGAAGATTTTCGCAGGCACTCAGTTATTGCCCCGGTTGCCGCCGGACAAATAAGCGGGCTGGGCGTTGCCGGCTATCTCGCGGCGCTGAGGGCGGCGGTCGCGTTGGCAGGCATGGGGGGTGAAGACCTTGCAGGAACGTGTTAA
- a CDS encoding CD1247 N-terminal domain-containing protein, with product MGELKAKVAYLQGMSAGLDLSQNSKEGKLLKGIIEVLDEFAETVGGLEQGQEQLEDYIESIDEDLYHLEDDYYEDNTCNEGEYLEVDCPKCGETVCFDSDILEDDDIVEVTCPNCDEVVFVNDDDGDTSHPQNQPEMFIGRVSGDGKPSVEEDI from the coding sequence ATGGGCGAGCTTAAAGCCAAAGTGGCATACCTGCAGGGCATGTCAGCCGGCCTTGACTTGAGCCAGAATAGTAAAGAAGGCAAACTGCTGAAGGGGATCATTGAAGTCCTTGATGAGTTCGCGGAGACCGTGGGAGGTCTGGAGCAAGGCCAGGAGCAGCTGGAAGATTATATTGAAAGCATTGACGAGGACCTCTATCACCTGGAAGACGACTATTACGAGGATAACACCTGCAATGAGGGTGAATACTTGGAAGTCGATTGCCCCAAGTGCGGCGAGACAGTGTGCTTTGACTCAGATATACTTGAGGACGACGATATTGTGGAAGTGACCTGCCCCAACTGCGACGAGGTTGTTTTTGTAAATGACGACGACGGCGACACCAGCCATCCGCAGAATCAACCGGAGATGTTCATAGGGCGCGTGTCAGGGGACGGCAAGCCCTCGGTGGAAGAGGACATATAG
- a CDS encoding sporulation peptidase YabG → MKIGDIVTRKIYGEDMQFCIIGFYTNQASGERVAILALLDPNLIIEASVQDLAPISARNLFALTTPMFVH, encoded by the coding sequence ATGAAAATCGGGGACATCGTTACCAGGAAAATATACGGAGAGGACATGCAGTTTTGTATCATCGGCTTCTATACAAACCAGGCTAGCGGGGAGAGAGTGGCAATACTGGCGCTCCTTGATCCGAATCTGATAATAGAAGCTTCCGTACAGGACCTGGCGCCGATATCGGCAAGAAACCTTTTCGCCCTTACAACACCAATGTTTGTACACTAA
- the efp gene encoding elongation factor P gives MISTNDFRTGQTIEMEGDVFQIIEFQHVKPGKGAAFVRSKLRNVRTGAVIEKTFNAGEKLPKARIEKREVQYLYNDGKDYNFMDMESYDQTAMTSEQLGDAVKYLKENMIIQVLTFQGKSIGVELPNFVELEVVDTAPGIKGDTASGGSKPATLETGTIVQVPFFINVGDKLQIDTRTGNYIKRA, from the coding sequence ATGATTTCAACAAACGATTTTAGAACCGGGCAAACTATAGAGATGGAGGGCGACGTTTTTCAGATTATTGAATTTCAGCACGTCAAGCCCGGTAAAGGGGCTGCCTTTGTCCGCTCAAAACTGCGCAACGTCAGGACCGGCGCCGTCATAGAGAAGACCTTCAACGCCGGTGAAAAACTACCCAAAGCCAGGATTGAAAAACGCGAAGTCCAGTATTTATACAACGACGGCAAGGACTATAATTTTATGGACATGGAATCCTACGATCAGACAGCTATGACTTCCGAACAGCTGGGGGACGCCGTCAAGTATCTCAAAGAGAACATGATCATTCAGGTCCTGACCTTTCAGGGAAAATCAATCGGTGTTGAGCTTCCCAACTTCGTGGAGTTGGAGGTCGTTGACACCGCCCCGGGCATTAAAGGGGATACCGCGTCCGGCGGCTCCAAGCCGGCCACACTGGAAACGGGTACGATTGTCCAGGTGCCTTTCTTTATCAACGTCGGGGACAAGCTGCAGATAGATACGAGGACCGGCAATTATATTAAGCGCGCCTAA
- a CDS encoding DUF3243 domain-containing protein, giving the protein MEIETSWHDWKKTLGQAVNTAEFVGMSDQTINKIAYRLGNFFANNFDPANREQRLLKELWEAGGEDEKRSLAKMIAKLAERDVKH; this is encoded by the coding sequence GTGGAAATCGAAACGTCCTGGCATGACTGGAAGAAGACCCTGGGCCAGGCGGTGAATACCGCCGAATTTGTAGGTATGTCGGACCAAACGATTAACAAGATAGCTTACCGCCTGGGGAACTTCTTCGCAAACAACTTCGACCCCGCCAACCGGGAGCAGCGGCTTTTAAAAGAGCTCTGGGAAGCGGGTGGAGAGGATGAAAAAAGATCCCTGGCTAAAATGATTGCCAAACTGGCGGAACGTGACGTCAAGCATTGA